The following are encoded together in the Nocardioides sp. Arc9.136 genome:
- a CDS encoding helix-turn-helix domain-containing protein translates to MFSRKEFDLVQALISRAGDIVTRDELMRDVWHTTFWTSSKTIDVHLGWVRRKLGDDSRRPHLITTIRGKGLRFETRPPA, encoded by the coding sequence GTGTTCTCCCGCAAGGAGTTCGACCTCGTGCAGGCCCTGATCTCGCGGGCCGGGGACATCGTGACCCGCGACGAGCTCATGCGCGACGTGTGGCACACGACGTTCTGGACCTCCTCGAAGACCATCGACGTGCACCTCGGCTGGGTCCGCCGCAAGCTCGGCGACGACAGCCGGCGCCCGCACCTGATCACCACGATCCGCGGCAAGGGCCTCCGGTTCGAGACCCGGCCGCCCGCCTGA